The following DNA comes from Halalkaliarchaeum sp. AArc-CO.
GTCCGGGTGGGCGAGCCGTTCGACCGCCTCGAGGTCCGCGAGACCGCCCTCGACGACCGAGGCAATTATCTCTCCGGTCACACCGAACGAACGGTAGTCCTCGTCGACGACCACCAGCCGACCGGTCTTCCGGACCGATTCGAGGACGGTGTCGGTGTCCAGCGGAACGAGCGATCGGAGATCGACGACTTCGACGTCGATCCCCTCCTCAGTCAGCGATTCGGCAGCCTCGAGCGCCCGATGGACGTGGAGTCCGAGCGTGACCACGGTCACGTCGCCACCCTCGCGTTTCACGTCTGCGCTCCCGAACGGGATCGTGTAGTCTGTCTCGGGCACCGGCGTCTTCGGTCCATCCGGTGCGGGCATCCAGCCAATTCCCATCAGCCGCTTGTGGAACATGTACACGACCGGATCGTCGTCCCGGATCGCGTTGTGCATCAACCCCTTGGCGTCGAACGCCGTCGACGGGACGACGACTTTCATTCCCGGGAGATGAGCGAACGTCCCGTACAGCGTCTGTGAGTGCTGGGCGGCGTCGTTGTACGTCCCACCCACGGCCGCGGTGAGCACCATGGGCACGTTGACGGCGCCACCGCTCATGTAGGTGTTCTTCGCCATCTGGTTGTAGATCTGATCCATCGCGACGCCGAAGAAGTCGACGAACATCAGCTCCGCGATGGGCCGCATCCCTTCCTGTGCAGCGCCGACAGCCGCCCCGAGGTAGGCGGTTTCACTGATTGGGACGTCCATGACGCGGTCGTGGCCGAACTCGTCGAGCAGCCCCTGCGTGGAGTCGAAGATGCCGCCGTAGTCGGCGACGTCTTCCCCCATGTAAAACACCTCCTCGTTGTCGCGCATTTCGTCGGCGATGGCCTCGACCATCGCGCGGCTCATCGTCAGTTCGCGGTCGACCGTCTCCGAGTGAGTCTCTGCCGTCATCAGTCGTCACCTCCTGCCAGGTCGAACGTCGGTTCGGTGTCGGTCACTCCCGACGGCGGGTTGACGAACACGTCCTCGTCGGCCGCCTCGGGATCCGGTTCCGGCTGCTCTTTGGCCCACTCGATCGCCTCGTCGACGCGCTCGTGAGCCGCCGTTTTGATCGATTCCATGGTTTCCTCCTCCACGCCGTGTGCCCGCAGCTCTTCTTTCAAGCGTTCGATCGAATCGCGTTTCGCTGCCAGTTCCTGGTCCTCCTCGGGCCGATACGTCTCCGGATCACCCATGAAGTGCCCCATTCGACGGTGGACCTGGAGTTCGAGCAGCGTCGGGCCGTTGCCGTCGCGGGCGCGCCCGATCGCCTCGTCTGCGGCCCCGTAGACGGCGATCACGTCGTCCTCGTCAACGCGGATTCCGGGCATGTCGAATCCGTCCGCGCGCCTGGAACCGTCGAGGGGTGTCGTGACTCGTTCCTTCGGCATGCTGATCGCCCAGTCGTTGTCCTCGATCACGAACACCACCGGCAGGTCGTGGACGCTCGCGAGGTTCAGCGACTCGAGGAACGCCCCCTGGCTGATCGCCCCCTCACCCAGGAACGCTACGGCGACGCTGTCTTTCCCGCGCTTTTTGGCGGCCATCCCTGCCCCGACCGCGGGCGGACAACCCTGGGCGATGATCCCACTGCAGGCGAACTTCACGTCCGGATCGAACAGGTGCATGTGTCCTCCTTTCCCGGAGGAACAGCCGGTTTCCCGGCCGAAAATCTCCGCCGTCATTCGGTCGAGGTCGACCCCCTTCGCGATGGCGATGTGGTGGGGTCGATGTGGTGCCGTCACCGCGTCGTCGTCCCGGAGGTGATGGCACACGCCGATTCCGGACGCCTCGTGGCCCGCTGCGAGGTGAAGCTCGCCCGGGATCGGTCCGGCGCTGATGTCGAAGGCCGGCTGCTTGCCCACGAGGTACTCCTCTTGAAGCCGTTCTTCGTAATACCTGGCCGTCACCATGTCCTCGTACAAGCCCGTCAGCTTCTCTTTGCTTATCGTTGTCATACTACAATGTGTGAGCTACGACGCTAAACGTGATAAAGCTATGTCACGAATGTGTCCGGCGGCTGGTGGGTCCGGCTGTCCCTGACGTCGACTCCTCAGGAGTCACGTTCCTCGCGGAGATACGCCCCCAGATATCCACCGAGTGCCCCGAGCCCCGCGTTCCAGACCAGAAGGATCGGAAAAAACAGGAACAGAACCACCAGCAGTTCAATGCCGGCTGGAATCCCTGGACCGCCACCAGTCACGGGGGCGACCACAAAGAAGCCGAAAATAACGAGCCCGAAAAGCAGGAACGGAACGAACGCGAAGAGCCCCGAGAGGGCGCCGACCTTTGCTCCACGTTTGCGGTTTTCCCCCTGTAGATAGCCCGCCACGCCGCCGCCGAGGACCGGGGAGATGCCGGTAAACGAAAGGACAACCGTAACGACCGCGCCGATGATCGCGTTGAGGAGAGTGTCGCCTCTTGCCATAGAGGTTCGAGGACAGCGACCGATAAAATAGTTCCTCGTCTCCGTGTTTTTGTCCGGCTCTCACCACGCTACCGTGGAAGTTCTTCGATCGGGAGGTGATGGGCCGGGAACGACACCGACGGCTCGTCGTCCGACTGAGGCGATCTGGTTGACTCCCGAAACGTCCGAAGGCAGACTGAATCAAGGAGATTTGCAGCGAGAGTCGACGTCGACGAGTTGCCTCCGGGTGGCCCGAGCCTGGCTTCGAGCCGACTGTGGTAGTCGTCCCGGAACACCGCCGACATCTCCGCCGGATCCGTGAGCCGCCCCTCGCGGATCGCCTCTCGAACGTCCGTTTCGGCCCTCGCGAGGACGCAGTGGGCTGTAACTCCTGCAACCAGACAGTCGCGTGCGGCCCCGGCCGGATCCTCGACCGACGGGATCGTCGAGAGGTATTCGACCGCAGCAGTGTCGGCGACGTCGGCGGTGCCCTCGAGCCACGCTTCGATCCTGTCGGGGTGAGCCGACGTCCCGATCTCCGAATCGGCGACGAACGAGGAAGCGAGATCGGCTTCCTCGGCGGCGATCCGGTGGAAGACGTCCCCGACGATCACCGTATCGGCGCCTGCCGAGAGGATCTCGGTCGCCTTATCGCGGGAGTCGATCCCGCCGCCGTACCACAGCCGGGTCCAGTCGAGAGCGGGGGCAGTCATCTCGAGAATGTCGACCGCTTCAGAGCCACCATATGTACCGGAGTATTCGAGGTAGAGTACTTCACTGCCGAGATACCGTTCCGCTGCCATCGCCCGGTCTCTGGCCTGTTCGGGGGAGAGAAGATCTGACTCGCCGACCCCCGCCTCCCGGGCGGCCGCGCTGTCGGGGTTTTGGATGACGTACGCTTCGAAGACCGCGGAGTAGAGCATCCAGTTCGTGAGAAACTCCGCGAGACGGTCGCCGTATCGGTTCACGACCCGTGACGGCAACAGCTTCTCGACGGCTGCAGGTGCCAGTTCCTCCCGGATGAACCGCGTTCCGGTTCCGAGGGTGCCGACGAACGCCTCGTCGTCACCGTTGAGAACCTGGGGCACCGCCAGGAACGCCGACGCCGACAGCGTCTCTTCGGTGACGTGACTCGCCGCGCTGGGCTCGTGAAACGCCGGCGTCGACACCGACGAGAGCAGCCTGAACGTCTCGACGGTGTTCGTTTCCGTTACGTCCGCCGACCCGCCGACGGAGATGCCGTCCGTGTGTTCGAGATACCGCGGATACGCGATCGGGAGCTTCTTTGCGTCCTCCGGATCGACCTTCGTGACGTGCTCCCAGTCCCCCGGAACCGGGTTCGTGTCGAACGGCAACAGCGTTCGACCGGCGAGACACCCCGCCGTCGTCGCCCGGCCGATGGTTCGCGCGATCCGGTCGAATGCGCTCATTACACGTATGCTGCCCCGCGTGATCGAATAAGCGCTGCGTTTGAGCGTCGACTGCAATCAACTCCCTTCCAGGGCGTGAATCCAGATGGAATTTGATACCATAGTATTTCGACACGATTATACGTAGAGCGTCGAACCACCCGATACAGTCGATGCCGGATCCCTCCCGCCTCCGCGACAGCACGCAGATCGTCTTACCGTGTGCTGCACTGGACGGGATAGAAGAAAGCATCGAACAACAGTTTACGGTCACGGTGTTTCAGGACTCGGACCAGTGCCGGATAATCGGTAGTCCCGTCGAGATCAAAGCGGTAGGCGAATACCTGGCACGCCAGGGATATTCAATCAGATGACGGCCACCGGCTAGAGAAGAATTACGAGCAGTTCTCAAGCAGTACCTGCCGATATCCTCCTGTAAAGCGTGAGGAATTCACTCCACAGATCCGTAACAATAAATACCCCGTGTGCGGCAACGGGTGATATGGATCGACGGCAATTTCTGACGACGGTAAGCGCGGGAACAGCAGCAGCGATCGCGGGCTGTATGGGCGGCGGCGGCGGCGCAGACTTCAACGTCGGGATGGTGTACGCGACTGGCGGGCTCGGCGATCAGTCGTTCAATGACATGGCACACACCGGTGTTCAGGAGGCCGAAGAGGACTTCGAACTCGACTACCAGAACGCCGAACCCGACGGTCCAGACGAGGTAGGGGAACTCCAGCGTCGATTCGCGAACAGCGAAGACCCCGACTTCGACCTCATCAGTTGTATCGGCTTCGTCCAGGAAACAGACCTGCTCGACAACGCCCGGGAGTTCCCGGAGCAGAACTTCATGATCGTCGACGGCGTCGTCGAGGCAGACGACGGGTTCGTCGACAACGTGGCGAACTACATCTTCAGGGAGCAGGAGGGTTCCTTCCAGGTGGGCGTACTCGCCGGAATGCTGACCGGGATGGAGTACGACCACGGCGGGGGATCGACGAACACCGACGAGCAGATGGTCGGGTTCGTCGGCGGTCAGGAAGTGCCGTTGATCGAACGGTTCGAAGCAGGATACAAGGCCGGCGTCGAGTACGTCGACGAAGACATCGAATTCACGTCGGCGTACGCAGGCGACTGGAACGATCCGTCCACCGGGCAGGAGATCGCCTCGTCGATGTACGACGACGGTGCAGACGTCGTGTATCACGCGGCCGGCGGCACCGGATCGGGCGTCTTCGAGGCAGCCCAGTCGGAAGGGCGGTACGCGATCGGCGTCGACGACGACCAGTCGCGTACGGCGCCCGAGTTTTCCGACGTGATCGTTGCCTCGATGCTCAAACGGGTGAACGTTGCAGTGTACGAGTCGATCGAGAACACTCTCAACGACGACTTCCGCGGCGGAGAACTGAACGATCTGGGTATCGCCGAGGATGGTGTCGCCGCAGTGATCGGCCAGGACTTCGAAGGCGAACTCCCCGCAGCGATTACCGACGAACTCGAACTGACGCGGGAGGCCATCGTCGACGGCGACATCACGGTTCCCGACAACCTCGATGACGTGTAGTCCGTCAGAATGAGACAGTACGAAGGGCCGGACGGCGCCGAGGAGGCCGATAGCGTCGACTACGCCGTCAGAATGGAAGGGATCACGAAACGGTTCCCGGGCGTCGTGGCGAACGACGACGTCGACTTTGCCGTCGAACGTGGCTCTGTGCACGCACTGGTCGGCGAGAACGGTGCCGGCAAAACGACGCTCATGAACGTCCTGTA
Coding sequences within:
- a CDS encoding heptaprenylglyceryl phosphate synthase gives rise to the protein MSAFDRIARTIGRATTAGCLAGRTLLPFDTNPVPGDWEHVTKVDPEDAKKLPIAYPRYLEHTDGISVGGSADVTETNTVETFRLLSSVSTPAFHEPSAASHVTEETLSASAFLAVPQVLNGDDEAFVGTLGTGTRFIREELAPAAVEKLLPSRVVNRYGDRLAEFLTNWMLYSAVFEAYVIQNPDSAAAREAGVGESDLLSPEQARDRAMAAERYLGSEVLYLEYSGTYGGSEAVDILEMTAPALDWTRLWYGGGIDSRDKATEILSAGADTVIVGDVFHRIAAEEADLASSFVADSEIGTSAHPDRIEAWLEGTADVADTAAVEYLSTIPSVEDPAGAARDCLVAGVTAHCVLARAETDVREAIREGRLTDPAEMSAVFRDDYHSRLEARLGPPGGNSSTSTLAANLLDSVCLRTFRESTRSPQSDDEPSVSFPAHHLPIEELPR
- a CDS encoding DUF5518 domain-containing protein; this translates as MARGDTLLNAIIGAVVTVVLSFTGISPVLGGGVAGYLQGENRKRGAKVGALSGLFAFVPFLLFGLVIFGFFVVAPVTGGGPGIPAGIELLVVLFLFFPILLVWNAGLGALGGYLGAYLREERDS
- a CDS encoding alpha-ketoacid dehydrogenase subunit beta, encoding MTAETHSETVDRELTMSRAMVEAIADEMRDNEEVFYMGEDVADYGGIFDSTQGLLDEFGHDRVMDVPISETAYLGAAVGAAQEGMRPIAELMFVDFFGVAMDQIYNQMAKNTYMSGGAVNVPMVLTAAVGGTYNDAAQHSQTLYGTFAHLPGMKVVVPSTAFDAKGLMHNAIRDDDPVVYMFHKRLMGIGWMPAPDGPKTPVPETDYTIPFGSADVKREGGDVTVVTLGLHVHRALEAAESLTEEGIDVEVVDLRSLVPLDTDTVLESVRKTGRLVVVDEDYRSFGVTGEIIASVVEGGLADLEAVERLAHPDVPIPYARPLENETIPDTGDIADAVRAVHE
- a CDS encoding thiamine pyrophosphate-dependent dehydrogenase E1 component subunit alpha is translated as MYEDMVTARYYEERLQEEYLVGKQPAFDISAGPIPGELHLAAGHEASGIGVCHHLRDDDAVTAPHRPHHIAIAKGVDLDRMTAEIFGRETGCSSGKGGHMHLFDPDVKFACSGIIAQGCPPAVGAGMAAKKRGKDSVAVAFLGEGAISQGAFLESLNLASVHDLPVVFVIEDNDWAISMPKERVTTPLDGSRRADGFDMPGIRVDEDDVIAVYGAADEAIGRARDGNGPTLLELQVHRRMGHFMGDPETYRPEEDQELAAKRDSIERLKEELRAHGVEEETMESIKTAAHERVDEAIEWAKEQPEPDPEAADEDVFVNPPSGVTDTEPTFDLAGGDD
- a CDS encoding BMP family protein, encoding MDRRQFLTTVSAGTAAAIAGCMGGGGGADFNVGMVYATGGLGDQSFNDMAHTGVQEAEEDFELDYQNAEPDGPDEVGELQRRFANSEDPDFDLISCIGFVQETDLLDNAREFPEQNFMIVDGVVEADDGFVDNVANYIFREQEGSFQVGVLAGMLTGMEYDHGGGSTNTDEQMVGFVGGQEVPLIERFEAGYKAGVEYVDEDIEFTSAYAGDWNDPSTGQEIASSMYDDGADVVYHAAGGTGSGVFEAAQSEGRYAIGVDDDQSRTAPEFSDVIVASMLKRVNVAVYESIENTLNDDFRGGELNDLGIAEDGVAAVIGQDFEGELPAAITDELELTREAIVDGDITVPDNLDDV